Proteins co-encoded in one Vicia villosa cultivar HV-30 ecotype Madison, WI unplaced genomic scaffold, Vvil1.0 ctg.000274F_1_1, whole genome shotgun sequence genomic window:
- the LOC131626222 gene encoding calcium-dependent protein kinase 26, producing the protein MGNTCRGSLKGKYIQGFTQPESDTSNSNSNSKQSPKTTHHPPPFNFTTTAMRRTADNQTYYVLGHKTPNIRDLYTLGRKLGQGQFGTTFLAVDNSTSIEYACKSISKRKLISKEDVEDVRREIQIMHHLAGHKNIVTIKGAYEDSLYVHIVMELCSGGELFDRIIQRGHYTERKAAELTKIIVGVVEACHSLGVMHRDLKPENFLLVNKDDDFSLKAIDFGLSVFFKPGQVFTDVVGSPYYVAPEVLLKHYGPEADVWTAGVILYILLSGVPPFWAETQQGIFDAVLKGHIDFESDPWPLISDSGKDLIRKMLCSRPSDRLTAHEVLCHPWICENGVAPDRALDPAVLSRLKQFSAMNKLKKMALRVIAESLSEEEIAGLREMFQAMDTDSSGAITFDELKAGLRRYGSTLKDTEIRDLMEAADVDNSGTIDYGEFIAATVHLNKLEREEHLVAAFRYFDKDGSGYITVDELQQACAEHNMTDVFLEDIIKEVDQDNDGRIDYGEFSAMMQKGNVGVGRRTMRNSVNLSMRDAPSSF; encoded by the exons atGGGCAATACATGCCGTGGATCTTTGAAAGGAAAATACATCCAGGGCTTCACCCAGCCCGAGTCCGACACTTCCAATTCCAATTCGAATTCCAAACAATCTCCCAAAACCACTCATCACCCTCCACCCTTCAACTTCACCACCACCGCCATGCGTCGTACTGCCGATAACCAGACTTATTATGTCTTGGGTCATAAGACTCCCAACATACGTGATCTATACACTCTTGGCCGCAAACTCGGTCAAGGTCAATTCGGTACTACTTTTCTAGCTGTTGATAATTCCACCTCTATTGAGTATGCTTGCAAATCTATTTCCAAGAGGAAGCTTATTTCTAAAGAGGATGTCGAGGATGTCAGGAGGGAAATTCAGATTATGCATCATTTGGCTGGTCATAAGAATATTGTTACCATTAAGGGTGCTTATGAGGATTCACTTTATGTTCATATTGTTATGGAGCTTTGTTCCGGGGGTGAGCTCTTTGATCGGATTATCCAGAGAGGTCACTATACGGAGAGGAAGGCCGCCGAGTTGACCAAGATTATTGTTGGTGTTGTCGAAGCTTGTCATTCTCTTGGAGTTATGCATAGAGATCTCAAGCCTGAGAACTTTTTGTTGGTCAATAAAGATGATGATTTCTCTCTTAAAGCTATTGACTTTGGCCTCtccgttttcttcaaaccag GTCAAGTTTTCACTGATGTAGTTGGCAGCCCATACTATGTTGCTCCTGAGGTTCTCCTCAAGCATTATGGACCTGAAGCAGATGTGTGGACCGCGGGTGTCATACTTTATATATTGCTCAGTGGTGTGCCACCGTTTTGGGCAG AGACCCAGCAGGGTATATTTGATGCGGTATTGAAGGGACATATAGATTTTGAATCAGATCCATGGCCTTTAATATCGGATAGCGGAAAAGATCTTATTAGAAAGATGCTGTGTTCTCGGCCTTCTGATCGATTAACTGCCCATGAAGTTTTAT GTCATCCTTGGATATGCGAAAATGGCGTTGCCCCTGACAGAGCATTGGATCCTGCTGTGCTTTCTCGTCTCAAACAGTTTTCTGCAATGAATAAGCTAAAGAAGATGGCTTTACGG GTAATTGCGGAAAGTCTATCCGAGGAGGAAATTGCTGGTTTGAGAGAAATGTTTCAGGCTATGGATACCGATAGCAGTGGTGCAATCACTTTTGATGAACTCAAAGCTGGTCTAAGAAGATATGGGTCTACCCTTAAGGATACAGAAATACGCGATCTTATGGAAGCG GCTGACGTGGACAACAGTGGAACAATAGATTACGGGGAGTTTATTGCTGCAACAGTTCATCTCAACAAACTGGAGCGTGAGGAGCATCTTGTTGCAGCATTCCGATATTTTGACAAGGACGGAAGTGGTTATATTACAGTTGATGAACTTCAACAAGCTTGTGCAGAACATAACATGACTGATGTTTTTCTTGAAGATATTATCAAGGAAGTTGATCAAGATAAC GATGGAAGGATTGATTATGGTGAATTTTCTGCCATGATGCAAAAAGGCAATGTTGGGGTTGGTAGGAGGACTATGCGCAACAGTGTGAATTTGAGCATGAGGGACGCACCGAGTAGCTTTTAG
- the LOC131626223 gene encoding mitochondrial phosphate carrier protein 1, mitochondrial-like, producing the protein MKGGVEEICSSKYYGICFVGGMLSSGVTHLAITPLDVLKVNMQVYPNKYNNGILSGLATIWKQQGSYALWRGWSAKLCGYGVQGGFKYALYEYFKNLYADHLLLHSTRNSIFFLSGLSAQILADVTLAPFEAVKIRVQIQPNFAKGLSDGFPLVYRNEGLAGFYRGLIPLWSRNLPFSMVMFSTFEHSVDLIYKNIMHKRKEDCSTAQQLGVTCLAAYTAGAVGTVISNPADNVMTSLYKKKAESAMQAIKNIGFINLFTRSLPIRIALLGPVITLQWFLYDTIKVLSGLPTSGGLARDQKEVKL; encoded by the exons ATGAAAGGCGGTGTTGAAGAAATATGTTCATCGAAATATTATGGAATTTGCTTTGTCGGCGGTATGCTTAGTTCCGGAGTTACTCATCTGGCCATAACTCCTCTCGATGTACTCAAAGTCAATATGCAG gttTATCCCAACAAATATAACAATGGAATTCTATCTGGCCTTGCCACTATATGGAAACAACAAGGTTCCTATGCTCTTTGGAGAGGCTGGTCTGCTAAACTCTGCGGATACGGTGTTCAGGGAGGATTCAAATATGCTCTCTACGAGTATTTCAAAAATCTTTATGCCGATCATCTCTTGCTTCATTCTACCAGgaattctattttctttcttaGCGGTTTGTCTGCACAGATTTTAGCTGATGTTACTCTTGCTCCTTTTGAAGCCGTTAAAATCCGTGTTCAAATTCAACCTAATTTTGCCAAGGGTTTATCCGATGGTTTTCCCTTGGTATACAGAAATGAAGGTCTTGCTGG TTTCTACAGGGGTCTTATTCCGTTGTGGAGCCGCAATCTTCCTT TCTCCATGGTCATGTTTTCAACATTCGAGCATTCCGTGGacctaatatataaaaatatcatGCATAAGAGAAAGGAGGACTGTTCTACAGCACAACAACTTGGCGTAACGTGCTTAGCAGCCTATACAGCTGGTGCTGTTGGTACTGTAATTTCCAACCCCGCTGACAATGTCATGACTAGTCTTTATAAAAAAAAGGCTGAATCCGCTATGCAG GCCATCAAGAATATTGGATTCATAAACTTGTTCACCAGAAGTCTTCCTATTCGCATTGCACTTCTAGGACCAGTTATAACTTTGCAGTGGTTTCTCTATGACACTATAAAAGTTCTATCGGGACT GCCTACTAGTGGAGGACTTGCAAGAGACCAGAAGGAAGTTAAATTGTAG
- the LOC131626212 gene encoding uncharacterized protein LOC131626212: MPHARAFAPLKGNQVSDPYRRCLDRTTAEDVRCDCYDDLRETVPWDDIALYYRWLTVSSTIIVYYLPEHVMLQFGYQQTIPRRPSDSASIAMTCRKLDEVFANWEHHMVPDEARATKVVVDWSCVDGYITW; the protein is encoded by the coding sequence ATGCCGCATGCTAGAGCCTTCGCCCCCCTCAAAGGAAATCAGGTGTCGGATCCTTACAGGCGCTGCCTTGACCGCACGACCGCTGAGGATGTCCGATGTGACTGCTATGATGATCTCCGTGAGACGGTTCCGTGGGATGACATCGCCCTATATTATAGATGGTTGACTGTCAGTTCGACAATTATTGTCTATTATCTTCCAGAGCACGTCATGCTTCAGTTTGGCTACCAGCAGACGATACCTCGCCGCCCTTCTGACTCCGCTTCTATCGCCATGACCTGTCGGAAactagatgaggtctttgcaaactgggagcatcacatggttcctGACGAGGCTCGGGCGACCAAAGTAGTGGTAGATTGGAGCTGCGTCGACGGGTACATCACTTGGTAA
- the LOC131626215 gene encoding uncharacterized protein LOC131626215 codes for MSQLPWDLLDVISQKLDFDDLLRFACVCTNWRDFHKSNFMASQEPLLVEFSPTQGPSSFSILTNQKVYPLDKMMTHSNSTMYVTYSSGYFITVQSNNSFMLFNPFTRIGKVIYASTFQVNYSDYDKHRALLAFEKCSEEFALVVLCKDQPGSLHVYRSRKNAWFTYSAAGKILVDFVVLHNMIYVVTDRARIGVLKLNSGNIKFLKLKNTSRVRLTLLKHDKTNPFINLVNCDENLIVVDLTPGACKLIYKIDLSSMSYVPSKSLGGIALFYIWGGSCTALSSPNRWGYKSNCLYQFFGFFPHIIEYNWDKSSKNYIHLPGPEKTLLNHLDRCFRHLKYQLDYSLLD; via the coding sequence ATGTCTCAACTTCCTTGGGATTTGCTTGATGTAATCTCCCAAAAACTAGATTTTGACGACCTCCTTCGCTTTGCTTGTGTGTGCACCAATTGGAGGGATTTTCATAAATCAAATTTCATGGCATCCCAAGAACCCTTACTTGTTGAATTTTCTCCTACTCAGGGACCCAGTTCCTTTAGTATCCTAACCAATCAAAAAGTTTATCCCTTGGACAAGATGATGACTCACTCCAACTCCACTATGTATGTTACCTATTCAAGCGGATATTTCATCACGGTGCAGAGCAATAACTCATTCATGCTCTTCAATCCTTTTACAAGAATAGGCAAGGTAATCTATGCATCAACCTTTCAAGTTAATTACTCAGATTATGACAAGCACCGTGCCTTGCTTGCTTTTGAGAAATGCTCCGAGGAGTTCGCGTTGGTGGTTTTATGCAAAGATCAGCCTGGAAGTTTGCATGTCTATCGATCTCGAAAGAATGCTTGGTTTACTTATTCCGCTGCCGGAAAGATACTTGTTGACTTTGTGGTTTTGCATAATATGATATATGTTGTCACTGACAGAGCCAGGATAGGGGTACTCAAGTTGAATTCTGGAAATATCAAATTTCTAAAACTCAAGAATACTTCTAGGGTTAGACTAACGCTTCTAAAACACGATAAAACCAATCCATTCATTAACTTGGTTAATTGTGACGAAAACCTTATAGTGGTTGATTTAACACCAGGGGCATGTAAGTTAATTTATAAGATAGACTTGTCATCCATGAGTTATGTCCCATCGAAATCTTTGGGTGGTATTGCATTATTCTATATTTGGGGTGGAAGTTGTACGGCATTAAGCAGCCCAAATAGGTGGGGGTACAAGAGCAACTGTCTGTATCAATTCTTTGGATTCTTTCCCCATATTATTGAGTATAATTGGGATAAAAGCAGCAAGAATTACATTCACCTTCCAGGACCTGAAAAAACACTTCTCAACCATTTGGATCGGTGTTTTAGACATCTAAAATATCAACTAGATTATTCCTTGCTTGACTAA
- the LOC131626225 gene encoding homoserine kinase, which translates to MASTAWFSPTPTCFHSKPFFTIRCNAHNSVALSFTKTQQDPLAVYSSVKAFAPATVANLGPGFDFLGCAVDGIGDIVSLKVDPDVHPGEIFISDISGQSPNIHKLSKNPLWNCAGIAAMEAMKMLGIRSVGLSLSLEKGLPLGSGLGSSAASAAAAAVAVNEIFGKRLSVDDLVLACLKSEEKVSGYHADNVAPSIMGGFVLISNYEPLELVRLKFPPEKELFFVLVTPEFEAPTKKMRAALPLEIGMPHHVWNSSQAGALVAGVLQGDLLMLGKALSSDKIVEPKRAPLIPGMDAVKKAAIEAGAYGCTISGAGPTAVAVTDNEEKGLLIGEQMVRAFQKDGNLKASANVKQLDRLGARLISGVRAN; encoded by the coding sequence ATGGCTTCCACAGCATGGTTCAGTCCCACTCCAACTTGTTTCCATTCCAAACCTTTTTTCACTATCAGATGCAACGCTCACAACTCCGTCGCTCTTTCTTTCACTAAAACCCAACAAGACCCACTTGCTGTCTACTCTTCCGTCAAAGCCTTTGCTCCCGCCACCGTCGCCAATTTAGGTCCCGGCTTCGACTTTCTTGGCTGCGCTGTTGACGGTATCGGGGACATCGTTTCTCTCAAGGTCGATCCTGATGTTCATCCCGGCGAGATATTTATCTCCGATATCTCTGGCCAAAGCCCTAATATCCATAAGCTCAGCAAAAACCCTCTCTGGAACTGTGCCGGTATTGCCGCTATGGAAGCCATGAAAATGCTCGGCATTCGATCTGTCGGTCTTTCCCTCTCCCTCGAGAAAGGTTTACCGTTAGGGAGTGGATTGGGATCCAGTGCGGCTAGCGCTGCTGCAGCTGCGGTTGCGGTCAACGAGATTTTCGGCAAGAGATTGAGTGTGGATGACCTTGTTCTTGCTTGCTTGAAATCTGAGGAAAAGGTATCTGGTTATCATGCTGATAATGTCGCGCCCTCAATCATGGGGGGCTTTGTTCTCATTAGCAATTACGAGCCATTGGAGTTGGTGAGGTTGAAATTTCCGCCGGAAAAAGAGCTGTTTTTTGTATTGGTCACACCTGAATTTGAAGCTCCGACCAAGAAGATGAGAGCCGCACTTCCTTTGGAGATAGGGATGCCGCATCATGTGTGGAATTCTAGTCAGGCAGGTGCTCTCGTGGCTGGAGTGTTACAGGGGGATTTGTTGATGTTGGGGAAGGCGTTATCGTCGGATAAGATCGTTGAGCCCAAGCGTGCGCCTTTGATTCCTGGAATGGACGCTGTTAAGAAAGCTGCTATTGAAGCCGGAGCTTATGGATGCACTATCAGTGGTGCTGGACCTACTGCTGTGGCTGTCACCGATAACGAGGAAAAGGGACTCCTTATTGGGGAACAGATGGTTCGGGCTTTTCAAAAGGATGGCAACTTGAAAGCTTCTGCCAATGTCAAGCAGCTTGATCGCCTCGGTGCTAGACTTATTAGTGGCGTTCGTGCAAattga